In Fusarium fujikuroi IMI 58289 draft genome, chromosome FFUJ_chr02, the genomic stretch ACCGACGTCCTAGTCTAGTCGCCAGCCAAAGTGCCAGCGAGCCTAGATGGTAGACTTTATGCATAATCGCACATGGTTGGTTAATCACTGTTGAATTTGTGGCCTGCGAGAGGAGGTGTACCGAGTTCTCTAGTATCTGTATTGATACCTACAGATGTTAACTAGTGGTCCTTCTGTCAGGAACAAGCTTTAGCGGCGTTGTGAACAATAGAGAATACTCCCTCGGGACAGACTTGTGTGTCAGTAAAGCTCCTTGTGATACAACTGCATGGAAATCTCTGCCTCTGACACAACGCAGGGCGAAGAAAGACATTCCACAATAACATAGTAATGCAAAGGGATGGAGACGTGTAGCGGTGAGTGAAGGGCAGCGCAAAGCTTTGATGGGATTTTGAATTACTGTCTCAAATGATCGAGAAATCTGTTGAGATTAAGGATGAATTTGGGTATATAAGACTCTCTTCGTTCTCGCAAatatcttctcatctcatcatcacaatcacaatcaTTCACTTCCACTCCAACACTTCAAACACTTTCAACACTTTCAACCCAACAACCTTCAAGATGTATGCCTACACTGTCATCGCTTTCCTCgccgctgctgccgctgctgccGGCCCTGGCCCTTCCATCAACACCTGGACTGTTAAGCAGGCTGCCAACTCCTGCGCCAACGGCCAGAGCGTTTACTGCTGCAACAAGGTCACCAACAAGCCTGCTGGCAACTCTGTTGGCGACGGCGCCGGCATCGCCAACggcctcagcctcttcagccagTGCTCCAAGGTCGATGTCAacgtcatcgccatcgccaacaacctcctcaacaaggagtGCCAGGCCAACGCTGCCTGCTGCCAGGACAGCCCCGGCACCGTAAGTAACCCGTTCATACAATATCTTGACAGATCCTAACAATTCACAGGCCGGCGCTGGTCTCGTCAACGCCGCTCTCCCTTGCGTTGCTATCAGCAACCTTGTCTAAGGTTGAGCTTCGAGGAGACCCTTCGGGTATTCAATGGGACGTCTGGGGGCAGGAGAAGGCCTGGTATCGTGGCCTTCGAGGACATGCTTGAGAACTCTTGACAACGCGGTCTGACCGTTCTAATACTTGCTGGAATTAGAGATCCTGTACGATTTTATCTTCGGGTGTTGCTTCGCTTCACCAGTGTGCGCCTTTTAATATGAGATTTATCTTCTTACTATACACAACTCCAAACTACATCGTGACTCCTACAGACTGCACAAGAACCAACTTGTTCTTGACCAAATTTGGTTCTGCAACTGAtacaatctcatcaattCGTGCACTAGATTCCGCGAGATACTGAGGACTTGAAGTCTCTTGCATCTTAAAGATCGTAGTTAGCCATGCAGAGTCATTACTGTCATCGACACAGTCCATGTTCAACACCAAATGTCTGAATCGCTTTGCATGATTCTGTTCCTATGCCTTGCTCTACTGCTGAGCTTTTCCGTCACTTTGCTAACGACTTTCAACATCACCCACGTATTACCCTGGTCTGTTATCTGCAAGTGGTATTGAATGCACCAGAGGTGATGAGACTCGGCCGACCAACGGCACATATCCTGACAAACAATTATTCACATGCAACCAGCGAGCGGTTACGGTGCCAGAGGTCTAAATTGGGCACGTCTTAAACTAAGAACTTCACGTCAAGTTCAGGTTAGGGTGTCCAACACATAAACCTTGACAAATAGTTCAAGTAAACACCAAGTATCACATTGCAGAGGCTCGAGAAGAATGACAGGAAATTGAGAAACTTCATGAATTATATTCAAGCGATTAAAGTTctaataccttatataagTCTACCATAAATCACAGCATCTCCAACTAGAATGACCTGCTTCATATCACTGACGATACGTAGCCCAAGAGTTGTGCATCCGGAGTCTTTGGCCGGGGGTAAACTCTTCATAGCAGATACTGTGGCAGAGAATTAGTGAAGAACCGACTGAGTGGCTTGCTAAATTACTTACTCATATGAATAGTCCATGTAATTATGAACCGGATCGTAACCGGGTAGGTCGGGACAAGTGTCCTTTCGTGAAGGACAACCACTTGTCGGCTCTCCTTGCGCCGGAGTATCGGCGACAGAATCCCCTGGGGCATCGCATCCGTTCTCAAACGTGTGAAGAAGACTGAACCAATGTCCGACCTCATGGATCGCGGTGCCGCCCAAGTTATACGGCGCAGCATCACCACCGGGAACACTCTGTGCCGCAATTACACAGCCGTCGCGGATAAATACATCAGATCCAGTGGTGGTGTTTGAGGGGAAGGTACAATAACCAAGAGCCGCTGTCTTACCCAGCCTCGCAGTGTCGACAAAGTAAAGGTTGAGGGTGCTGTAGTCGCCCTGACGCAGCTCTCGCTTCATCCCgatctcatcaccgccgccagCCCATGTTGAATTGGTAGTGCAGGTTGTGTTTTTAAGATTGAACGAGATATTGTGAGGTGCGAATGCTGCGTTCAGAACTTTGAACTGAGCAGCTACCTGCCGTTGCGAAATTGCTTCCGATGCGTTTGAGGTCACAACGTGAATGTAGGTATCGACACAGATATGTTTTGAAGTTTCAATCCTTGTCACCTTCTCAATGTCCTCTAGCACCTTGACACTGGCCCTTTGCTCAGAAGTAGGATTGTCGATGGCGCAGCGTGAAAATTGGTCTGAGTACTGGGCATACGCTACAGCGTCGctgaaaagaagcagaagcaaagctCCGAGAAACATGTTTGGTTGAGATGGCGATTGTAGGGAGTTCACGAGAGGCTGTAGGGAAGTGATCGCCAGAAGTCGGCGTATGGATTCATCTTCTTATATCTCATTGTCGCTTTTTTTTGTTACGAATCTCCGATCAGTAGGAATGCATATCCtgatatccttcttgatatctATTGTTTTTCCAGCCCAATAATCCCCCAGCCGCAGCACGATATCGAAAACGGGATGAATGCATTGTTTGACATGCTCGGTGTCTCATTGGGCTTGCCCTTGCCGGGACACGGCACAGCAGATGGATATTGGGTCGAAAAGCAGAATGCGATTTAACATATTCGATAGTGGCTCAAGGGGGAACTGCATATGGACAAATGGCTCGAAGGATGGAGTGTTAGACATGATCGGCAGGGCGCCGATAAG encodes the following:
- a CDS encoding probable metalloprotease MEP1 is translated as MFLGALLLLLFSDAVAYAQYSDQFSRCAIDNPTSEQRASVKVLEDIEKVTRIETSKHICVDTYIHVVTSNASEAISQRQVAAQFKVLNAAFAPHNISFNLKNTTCTTNSTWAGGGDEIGMKRELRQGDYSTLNLYFVDTARLGKTAALGYCTFPSNTTTGSDVFIRDGCVIAAQSVPGGDAAPYNLGGTAIHEVGHWFSLLHTFENGCDAPGDSVADTPAQGEPTSGCPSRKDTCPDLPGYDPVHNYMDYSYDICYEEFTPGQRLRMHNSWATYRQ